In the Methanothermobacter marburgensis str. Marburg genome, GAGAGAAATGTCATTCAGAGGGGTAAGTTTGTCCTCTCATCAGGCAGAGAAAGTGATTATTACGTTGATATCAAGCGAGCTATAACCGACCCTGAGGTCCTTGATGTGATAGCGAGGCTCATAAAGGGTGAGGTGGAGGGTGCAGACAAGATTGCGGGCCCTGCCCTGGGCGCGGTCCCCATTGCTACCGCAGTGTCCCTTTACTCCAGAAAGCCCCTCCTCATGATAAGAAAGGAAAAGAAGGGTTATGGAACATCAAAACTCATTGAGGGTGAACTTAAAACCGGTGAAAGGGTCGCTGTTGTGGAGGACGTCACAACAACTGGAGGATCACTTCTGAGGGCCGTGAGGGCGATCCAGGAAAATGGAGGGGTGGTTGAGAGGACATTTGTTGTGGTTGACCGTGAGGAGGGGGCGGTTGAGGAATTCAAAAAAAGGGGTATTGAACTCATACCGCTGATATCGGTCTCTGATTTCAGGGATGATCACTGATTAATTAATTTTTTTTGAGCTTCTGATTTCAGGGGATCATATCCTATTTGAGAAAATCTGCTTTCACAGTTAATTGTCCAATGATTGTCTCATGATAGGGCACTCAAAATGATGCAGAATCCTCGAAGCATCTTTAAAAAAAGCCATATTTATTCCCTGAGGTGCTTAACAAGGTGGCCGAGTTCAGGGACAGCAATTTCAATCCCAAGTTCCACCGCGTTCGGTGACCCTGGAAGTGCAAATATCAGTGTTTTTCTGTATACACCCGCCGTTGCCCTGCTGAGTATCGCCCCTGCTCCCAGCTTTTTAAATGAGAGGTACCTGAATATCTCACCGAAACCATCCAGTTCCTTTTCAAAGATACCCCTTAGGGTCTCCACTGTTATGTCTCTACTTCCAATTCCTGTGCCACCGGTGGTAAATATAACGTCAGCACCCTTATCTATCATATCATCAACTGCAGATAGAAGTTCATGTCTGTCATCAGGTATTATCCTGTATTCCTTAACAGAGTAACTTTCAGACAGTGCCTCCATGAGTTTTCTGCCTGATAGGTCACCTTCAGGTATTTCACCGGTTTTTCTGAATTCCTCATATTTTGAATCACTGAGGGTGATGACACCGCAGATTATGTCCTCTGGAGCCAATCTCCTGTGCTCCTCCATGCTGGCACTTTTCATATCAATCAACCAGTATCTTAATAATGAACTGTGGATGTAACATGCTATTTATTGTGGGTGCAATTTATAAGTCTTTTGGTTTTTCTGTAAGCGAAAGTGAGTATATCCACGTTTCTGACAAGGAGAGAAAAGTAATAAAAATTTATGGCGGTTTGGTCTGGGTAGGGTTTGATATTGGATTGGAGGCGGTTTCAATTCCAATTTAAAAGACCAGAATAAGTTTAAAAGTCCTGGACCCTACCCGTTTACTATATATTAACACCACTATTTATAAAGTTTTCGTTAGATTGGTTCAACCGTTCTCAAGGACTTTTAAGCGCATTTAAGGGTTTTTAAACCATCTAAACATGAAAATAACTGTTTTAATTTACTTTACAGAACTTCATGGTAATACTTTTTTACACCTGCCCGATTATCCACATGGTCTGTTGATGGGGTGTATCTGAGGTTCTTCCACAGGGAAAGCCCAAACCCGGTACTTCCCCATGTGAGGGTAAATTTATTACCATGCTTCACCAAACCTCAAAATGGAAACTTATTATATTATAATCCCTGATTAATACGTGGTCTTAATGAAGAGGGTTCTTGATGCATCTGCATTCAT is a window encoding:
- the pyrE gene encoding orotate phosphoribosyltransferase; this encodes MQVKDQEKLRETLIKLLSERNVIQRGKFVLSSGRESDYYVDIKRAITDPEVLDVIARLIKGEVEGADKIAGPALGAVPIATAVSLYSRKPLLMIRKEKKGYGTSKLIEGELKTGERVAVVEDVTTTGGSLLRAVRAIQENGGVVERTFVVVDREEGAVEEFKKRGIELIPLISVSDFRDDH
- a CDS encoding MogA/MoaB family molybdenum cofactor biosynthesis protein: MKSASMEEHRRLAPEDIICGVITLSDSKYEEFRKTGEIPEGDLSGRKLMEALSESYSVKEYRIIPDDRHELLSAVDDMIDKGADVIFTTGGTGIGSRDITVETLRGIFEKELDGFGEIFRYLSFKKLGAGAILSRATAGVYRKTLIFALPGSPNAVELGIEIAVPELGHLVKHLRE